A single region of the Montipora capricornis isolate CH-2021 chromosome 13, ASM3666992v2, whole genome shotgun sequence genome encodes:
- the LOC138029397 gene encoding uncharacterized protein has translation MAGIQQCWSYDDFDLDDDVFVSLEEAIRQNEESYFGNPKHYMLFSGAAMGSDTYWQKLGAKYEVRVKAFSFKTHGRKACGRVVLSDEQLQQADDFLHMANKTLKRRFPTGKAYVNNLLRRNWHQVKDTSAVFAIGKISVHGNIVEGGTGWAVQMAVDARKPVYVFDIVSSGWKMYDYGKKKFSIFKTVPRLSLNFTGIGTRALPENGKAAIEKVFQETFGKSPR, from the coding sequence ATGGCGGGCATACAACAGTGTTGGAGTTATGATGATTTTGATCTTGATGACGatgttttcgtttctcttgaaGAAGCCATAAGACAAAACGAAGAAAGCTACTTCGGTAACCCGAAGCATTACATGCTATTTTCTGGAGCTGCAATGGGAAGTGATACCTATTGGCAAAAATTAGGCGCCAAATACGAGGTTCGCGTGAAGGCATTTTCCTTCAAGACTCATGGCAGGAAAGCTTGTGGTAGAGTGGTTCTGTCCGATGAACAATTGCAACAGGCTGATGACTTCTTACACATggcaaacaaaactttaaaacgaCGTTTTCCGACTGGGAAAGCTTACGTAAATAATTTACTTCGAAGGAACTGGCACCAAGTCAAGGATACCAGTGCAGTGTTTGCAATTGGAAAAATTAGCGTCCACGGGAATATAGTTGAGGGCGGCACTGGGTGGGCTGTGCAGATGGCTGTGGACGCCAGGAAACCCGTTTACGTGTTTGACATTGTCAGCAGTGGGTGGAAAATGTATGACTATGGCAAGAAgaagttttcaatttttaagaCTGTTCCGAGACTGTCCTTAAATTTTACTGGAATCGGCACAAGAGCATTGCCTGAGAATGGGAAAGCTGCTATTGAAAAAGTATTCCAAGAAACGTTTGGGAAATCGCCAAGATAG